A single region of the Glycine max cultivar Williams 82 chromosome 20, Glycine_max_v4.0, whole genome shotgun sequence genome encodes:
- the LOC100815937 gene encoding uncharacterized protein isoform X1, giving the protein MRVAVVGSGISGLASAYLLAKGGVNVVLYEKEDSLGGHAKTVNVDGVDVDLGFMVFNRVTYPNMLDFFENLGVDMESSDMSFSVSLDKGRGCEWGSRNGLSSLFAQKKNVLNPYFWQMIREIVKFKDDVISYLDMLENNPDIDRNEPLGEFIKSRGYSELFQKAYLIPICGSIWSCSSEGVMSFSAFSVLSFCRNHHLLQLFGRPQWLTVRWRSQTYVNKVKQELEREGSQIITNREVHLVSTTSEKGCVVYCNDGSQEMYDGCIMAVHAPDALRLLGDEATYDERRILGAFQYAYSDIFLHRDKNLMPQNPAAWSAWNFLGSNNNKVCLTYWINILQNIKETSQPFLVTLNPDHIPENTLLKWSTGHPVPSVAAFKASLELDHIQGKRKIWFSGAYQGYGFHEDGFKAGMIAAHGILGSCCALQTNPKHMVPSWKELGARIFVTRFLSCYITTGCLMLLEEGGTMFTFEGTGKNCGLKSVLRVHDPQFYWKVMTQADLGLADAYINGDFSFVDKDEGLLNLILILIANRDSNASNSKLKKNRGWWTPVFFTSALTSAKFFMDHVSRRNTLTQARRNISRHYDLSNDLFATFLDETMTYSCAVFKNKDEDLKDAQKRKISLLIEKARIDKTHEILEIGCGWGSLAIEVVKQTGCKYTGITLSEEQLKLAEQRVKDAGLQDRINFVLCDYRQLPKTYKYDRIISCEMIEAVGHEYMEEFFGCCESVLADNGLLVLQFISIPDERYDEYRRSSDFIKEYIFPGGCLPSLSRITSAMAATSRLCVEHVENIGIHYYQTLRCWRKNFLKRQNEILALGFNEKFIRTWEYYFDYCGAGFKSLTLGNYQVVFSRPGNVPALGDPYKS; this is encoded by the exons ATGAGAGTTGCAGTGGTTGGTAGTGGGATTAGTGGGTTGGCTTCAGCTTATCTTTTGGCCAAAGGGGGAGTGAATGTGGTGCTCTATGAGAAGGAGGATTCGTTGGGAGGACATGCCAAGACTGTGAATGTTGATGGGGTTGATGTTGACCTTGGCTTCATGGTCTTCAATCGG GTCACCTATCCTAACATGTTGGATTTTTTTGAGAATCTTGGAGTTGACATGGAATCATCAGACATGTCTTTTTCTGTTAGTTTAGACAAAGGTCGTGGATGCGAATGGGGAAGCAGAAATGGTTTGTCAAGCTTGTTTGCACAGAAGAAGAATGTACTGAATCCTTACTTCTGGCAAATGATAAGGGAAATTGTCAAGTTCAAAGATGATGTTATTAG CTATCTTGATATGCTTGAGAATAACCCAGATATTGACCGCAACGAGCCTCTAGGGGAATTCATCAAGTCAAGGGGTTACTCCGAATTATTTCAGAAAGCCTATCTT ATTCCAATTTGTGGTTCTATCTGGTCCTGCTCTTCTGAAGGAGTTATGAGTTTCTCTGCTTTCTCAGTTCTTTCATTCTGTCGCAACCACCATCTACTTCAG CTCTTTGGCAGACCACAGTGGCTAACTGTAAGATGGCGCTCACAAACTTATGTTAATAAG GTCAAACAAGAGCTTGAGAGGGAAGGTAGTCAAATAATAACTAATCGTGAGGTTCACTTGGTTTCGACGACATctgaaaaag GATGTGTTGTGTACTGCAATGATGGTTCTCAAGAAATGTATGATGGATGCATAATGGCAGTGCATGCACCTGATGCCTTGCGATTATTAGGAGATGAAGCAACATATGATGAGCGAAGAATACTCGGAGCTTTTCAATATGCTTACAG TGATATTTTTCTTCATCGTGACAAAAATTTAATGCCCCAAAACCCAGCAGCATGGAGTGCATGGAATTTTCTTGGTAGTAACAACAACAAAGTTTGTCTAACATACTGGATCAATATTCTTCAG AATATTAAAGAGACAAGTCAACCCTTTCTTGTAACTCTCAATCCAGACCATATACCAGAAAATACCTTGCTAAAGTGGTCAACTGGCCATCCAGTCCCATCAGTTGCTGCATTCAAAGCTTCATTAGAGCTTGACCATAttcaagggaaaagaaaaatctgGTTTTCAGGAGCATACCAAG GTTATGGATTTCATGAAGATGGATTTAAG GCTGGCATGATCGCAGCTCATGGCATTCTAGGAAGCTGCTGTGCCCTTCAGACCAACCCAAAACACATGGTACCTTCTTGGAAGGAACTGGGAGCACGCATTTTTGTGACTAGATTCCTGAGTTGCTATATCACTACTGGTTGTTTAAT GTTACTGGAAGAGGGAGGAACAATGTTCACCTTTGAGGGAACTGGGAAAAACTGTGGTCTGAAGAGTGTTTTGAGGGTCCACGATCCACAATTTTATTGGAAG GTGATGACACAGGCAGATTTAGGCCTTGCAGATGCATATATCAATGGGGACTTTTCATTTGTTGATAAAGATGAAGGTCTCTTGAATCTTATTTTG ATTCTCATAGCCAACAGAGATTCAAATGCATCCAACTCAAAACTGAAGAAGAATAG GGGTTGGTGGACACCCGTTTTCTTTACGTCTGCTTTGACATCTGCAAAGTTCTTCATGGATCATGTTTCAAGGCGAAATACTCTCACGCAGGCTCGCAGGAACATCTCTAGGCATTATGATCTG AGCAATGACCTCTTTGCGACTTTCTTGGATGAAACAATGACATATTCATGTGCAGTGTTCAAG AATAAAGATGAAGACTTGAAAgatgcacaaaagagaaaaatctcTCTCCTGATTGAAAAA GCTAGAATAGataagacacatgaaattcttGAGATTGGATGTGGATGGGGAAGTTTAGCCATTGAAGTTGTCAAACAAACCGGCTGCAAATACACTGGTATCACTTTGTCTGAGGAGCAACTGAAACTTGCAGAACAAAGAGTTAAAGATGCTGGGCTTCAG GACCGCATCAATTTTGTTCTATGCGACTATCGCCAATTGCCCAAGACATATAAATACGATAGGATTATATCTTG TGAAATGATAGAAGCTGTTGGTCATGAATACATGGAAGAGTTCTTTGGCTGTTGTGAATCAGTATTGGCGGATAATGGACTTCTTGTTCTCCAG TTCATATCAATCCCGGATGAGCGTTATGATGAATATAGGCGCAGTTCTGATTTTATAAAGGAATATATATTTCCAGGAGGTTGCCTACCCTCTCTAAGTAGGATAACATCTGCCATGGCAGCCACATCCAGACTATG CGTGGAGCACGTTGAAAACATAGGTATTCATTACTACCAAACACTCAGATGCTGGAGAAAAAACTTCTTGAAAAGGCAGAA tgaaattttggctctcggattcaatgaaaaatttatCAGGACATGGGAATACTATTTTGATTACTGTGGTGCAGGTTTTA
- the LOC100815937 gene encoding tuberculostearic acid methyltransferase UfaA1 isoform X2: MKQHMMSEEYSELFNMLTAWSAWNFLGSNNNKVCLTYWINILQNIKETSQPFLVTLNPDHIPENTLLKWSTGHPVPSVAAFKASLELDHIQGKRKIWFSGAYQGYGFHEDGFKAGMIAAHGILGSCCALQTNPKHMVPSWKELGARIFVTRFLSCYITTGCLMLLEEGGTMFTFEGTGKNCGLKSVLRVHDPQFYWKVMTQADLGLADAYINGDFSFVDKDEGLLNLILILIANRDSNASNSKLKKNRGWWTPVFFTSALTSAKFFMDHVSRRNTLTQARRNISRHYDLSNDLFATFLDETMTYSCAVFKNKDEDLKDAQKRKISLLIEKARIDKTHEILEIGCGWGSLAIEVVKQTGCKYTGITLSEEQLKLAEQRVKDAGLQDRINFVLCDYRQLPKTYKYDRIISCEMIEAVGHEYMEEFFGCCESVLADNGLLVLQFISIPDERYDEYRRSSDFIKEYIFPGGCLPSLSRITSAMAATSRLCVEHVENIGIHYYQTLRCWRKNFLKRQNEILALGFNEKFIRTWEYYFDYCGAGFKSLTLGNYQVVFSRPGNVPALGDPYKS, translated from the exons ATGAAGCAACATATGATGAGCGAAGAATACTCGGAGCTTTTCAATATGCTTACAG CATGGAGTGCATGGAATTTTCTTGGTAGTAACAACAACAAAGTTTGTCTAACATACTGGATCAATATTCTTCAG AATATTAAAGAGACAAGTCAACCCTTTCTTGTAACTCTCAATCCAGACCATATACCAGAAAATACCTTGCTAAAGTGGTCAACTGGCCATCCAGTCCCATCAGTTGCTGCATTCAAAGCTTCATTAGAGCTTGACCATAttcaagggaaaagaaaaatctgGTTTTCAGGAGCATACCAAG GTTATGGATTTCATGAAGATGGATTTAAG GCTGGCATGATCGCAGCTCATGGCATTCTAGGAAGCTGCTGTGCCCTTCAGACCAACCCAAAACACATGGTACCTTCTTGGAAGGAACTGGGAGCACGCATTTTTGTGACTAGATTCCTGAGTTGCTATATCACTACTGGTTGTTTAAT GTTACTGGAAGAGGGAGGAACAATGTTCACCTTTGAGGGAACTGGGAAAAACTGTGGTCTGAAGAGTGTTTTGAGGGTCCACGATCCACAATTTTATTGGAAG GTGATGACACAGGCAGATTTAGGCCTTGCAGATGCATATATCAATGGGGACTTTTCATTTGTTGATAAAGATGAAGGTCTCTTGAATCTTATTTTG ATTCTCATAGCCAACAGAGATTCAAATGCATCCAACTCAAAACTGAAGAAGAATAG GGGTTGGTGGACACCCGTTTTCTTTACGTCTGCTTTGACATCTGCAAAGTTCTTCATGGATCATGTTTCAAGGCGAAATACTCTCACGCAGGCTCGCAGGAACATCTCTAGGCATTATGATCTG AGCAATGACCTCTTTGCGACTTTCTTGGATGAAACAATGACATATTCATGTGCAGTGTTCAAG AATAAAGATGAAGACTTGAAAgatgcacaaaagagaaaaatctcTCTCCTGATTGAAAAA GCTAGAATAGataagacacatgaaattcttGAGATTGGATGTGGATGGGGAAGTTTAGCCATTGAAGTTGTCAAACAAACCGGCTGCAAATACACTGGTATCACTTTGTCTGAGGAGCAACTGAAACTTGCAGAACAAAGAGTTAAAGATGCTGGGCTTCAG GACCGCATCAATTTTGTTCTATGCGACTATCGCCAATTGCCCAAGACATATAAATACGATAGGATTATATCTTG TGAAATGATAGAAGCTGTTGGTCATGAATACATGGAAGAGTTCTTTGGCTGTTGTGAATCAGTATTGGCGGATAATGGACTTCTTGTTCTCCAG TTCATATCAATCCCGGATGAGCGTTATGATGAATATAGGCGCAGTTCTGATTTTATAAAGGAATATATATTTCCAGGAGGTTGCCTACCCTCTCTAAGTAGGATAACATCTGCCATGGCAGCCACATCCAGACTATG CGTGGAGCACGTTGAAAACATAGGTATTCATTACTACCAAACACTCAGATGCTGGAGAAAAAACTTCTTGAAAAGGCAGAA tgaaattttggctctcggattcaatgaaaaatttatCAGGACATGGGAATACTATTTTGATTACTGTGGTGCAGGTTTTA